From Pyxidicoccus xibeiensis, the proteins below share one genomic window:
- a CDS encoding KamA family radical SAM protein, translating to MDSSALPAVRPPEPGTAPRPSLSAEGRQRLFPTATDAEWADWRWHQRHAVRGLEQLERYVPLTPDERAGVQETSALFRIGISPYYLSLIDPEHPFCPVRMQSIPVRAEARIRPGELADPLGEDKTRPEECIVHKYPDRVLFLALDTCSVYCRHCTRRRITQGGVAELSKEQLRRGIEYVRNHPEVRDVLISGGDPFLLSEPRLEELLGPLSEIPHVEMIRIGTRVPVCLPMRVTDALARTLRRHAPVYVVTHFNHPKEVTPEAREACERLVDHGVPVENQAVLMRRINSDARIIKELSHVLLRSRVRPYYLHQMDVAEGCEHLRTPISKGLEILEQLRGHTTGLAVPHLAVDLPGGGGKVTLQPDYVIERGEHETVFRNFKGERYAYPEPEETDCACPYDDVWQARAPQYRYRKG from the coding sequence ATGGACTCCTCGGCGCTACCGGCGGTCCGGCCGCCGGAGCCTGGCACCGCGCCGCGCCCCTCTCTCAGCGCAGAGGGGCGCCAGCGCCTGTTCCCCACCGCCACCGACGCGGAGTGGGCGGACTGGCGGTGGCACCAGCGGCACGCCGTGCGAGGCCTGGAACAGCTCGAACGCTACGTGCCCCTGACGCCCGATGAGCGTGCCGGCGTCCAGGAGACGTCCGCGCTGTTCCGTATCGGCATCAGCCCGTACTACCTGTCGCTCATCGACCCGGAGCATCCGTTCTGCCCGGTGCGCATGCAGTCCATCCCCGTGAGGGCCGAGGCTCGCATCCGTCCGGGCGAGCTGGCGGACCCGCTCGGCGAGGACAAGACGCGCCCCGAGGAGTGCATCGTCCACAAGTATCCGGACCGGGTGCTCTTCCTCGCGTTGGACACGTGCTCGGTCTACTGCCGGCACTGCACGCGGCGCCGCATCACCCAGGGCGGGGTGGCGGAGCTGTCCAAGGAGCAGCTGCGCCGGGGCATCGAGTACGTGCGCAACCACCCCGAGGTGCGCGACGTGCTCATCTCCGGAGGCGACCCGTTCCTGCTCAGCGAGCCCCGCCTGGAGGAGCTGCTCGGCCCCCTGAGCGAGATTCCCCACGTGGAGATGATTCGCATCGGCACCCGCGTCCCGGTGTGCCTGCCCATGCGCGTCACCGATGCGCTGGCCCGCACCCTGCGGCGCCATGCGCCCGTCTACGTCGTCACCCACTTCAACCACCCGAAGGAAGTGACGCCAGAAGCGCGTGAGGCGTGCGAGCGCCTGGTGGACCACGGCGTGCCGGTGGAGAACCAGGCCGTGCTGATGCGGCGGATCAACTCGGACGCGCGCATCATCAAGGAGCTGTCGCACGTGCTGCTGCGCAGCCGCGTGCGGCCGTACTACCTGCACCAGATGGACGTGGCCGAGGGCTGCGAGCACCTGCGCACGCCCATCTCCAAGGGCCTCGAAATCCTCGAGCAGCTCCGCGGGCACACCACCGGGCTCGCCGTGCCGCACCTGGCGGTGGACCTTCCGGGGGGCGGCGGCAAGGTGACGCTCCAGCCGGACTACGTCATCGAGCGCGGCGAGCACGAGACGGTGTTCCGCAACTTCAAGGGCGAGCGCTACGCGTACCCGGAGCCGGAAGAGACGGACTGCGCTTGCCCCTACGATGACGTGTGGCAGGCCCGGGCCCCGCAGTACCGGTACCGTAAGGGCTGA